DNA sequence from the Pogoniulus pusillus isolate bPogPus1 chromosome 7, bPogPus1.pri, whole genome shotgun sequence genome:
CGCCCCAGTGGCCTCCCTGAGGGAGCCCcagcatgaggcacttgggACTGCTGCTGCCATCACCTCACTTTGTCTCCTCATCCTTCAGGTAACTTTGGGGACAGATACTTCGGCACCGACGCTCCCTCTGCCTGGTGTGAGAGTGACAGCATGGACTGCTGAGCTGGCCAGCTACAGGGccagtccctgcctgtgccctccgGAAGGGCTCTGAGCTGCCAGCCTATGCCACCTACTTGCAGCATGGCTCAGCCCTGACAGCCCCAGCTCGAGAAGGCCTTTGCCACCAGCCTTTCCTCCACCTCCAGGAGCCATCCTCCCCTCGGAGTAGGAGGAGGAGCGGGGGGTGGAGGGAAGGACAGTGGCTCCTGCGCTCATGGGGACAGGGTGGATTCCTTGCCTCCAGAGCCCTGCCGGCTGTGCTGGGTGGTCTCCCTGTGGACCATGCCTAGAGGGGTAGGCCAGTCACCCTCTTCTCTGGGGAGGTTGGGGGTGTagagtccagcccccttgcagCTTTCTCCAGGCCATggctgggccctgggcaggctgaaatttgtatttatttgtatttattttgtgCAGCTGCCCACCCAGCTCTCTGGCAGGGCTCACCAGCTACTTGAAAAACATCAGGGATTGGGGATCTCTGCAAGGAACCACCTTGTCCCCACTGATCTGACactccatcccctcccaggccgtGGCTGGCAGTGCCACGAGGTCAGGGACCGCTTTGCCCCGCACTGGCCAGAGGGTTTGATATTCAAACACTCTTCGCAGCGAGATCCGGCTCCATGGGGTCGGCTTGGGGACCAAACCAGGGCTCCTAGCCCCTGGAGGCAGCGAGCAAGGCCAGCTCGGCTGCCACCACCCTTCTTGCTCAGGTTTTTCACtgaaggggcagcagcaggagcagggattgCTCCAAGCAGGGCCCAGGCTCTGCGCCCCACTTtgctggctgtgcccctggccCCAggcgctgccccctccctgctgccctggctgccttCGTTTTGTACCCCAATAAAGGAGCATCATCACCCTGGGATGGTACTTGTTGCCACCATCCTCTCCTGCCACCTcacctgggctgggcaggggaagggaCGATAGGCAAGGGATGCTGCCCACTTGCAGGGGTGTCacagtgtgccaggggagggtgcGGTGGGACTGTGCGGGGCTGTGTCGCTTTGCCTGGGGGTGGGCGATTGGGCTGCGGGGGTGTCAGGCCGCGTgtgtgggggagggagaggcGTCACTGCATGCGGGAGTGCCGCGGTGTGTGAGAGGCTGTGCGACATGGGTGTCACCGGGTGCTGGGGTACCTGCTGGCAGTGTCACCATTCTCCGGGGGTGCTGCAGTGCGGTTAGGGCTGTGACCGGGTGCGGGGGGTGTGCGCAGGGCGGTGTCGCTGCGTGTGTGCAGCGGTGACAGGGCTGTCGCCCCGTACCGGGTACCTGCCCGCCGTGCCGGGAGAGGTGGGCGGTGTCCCAGCCGGGTCCCGGCGCTGCGCAGGCGCACGGCGGCGGGGGCGGaagcggcggcggggccggggcggtcAGTGTCGCCGTTCGCCTCCCTCCTTCCGTCCCTTCGATCCCCTCCGCCGCCATGGCGGAACCCGGACGGCCGCAGCGGAAGCTGTCCCGGGTCGGGGAGAGTCTCTACCGGGTCCTCGGCCTGCAAAAAGGCAGCTCCCCCGAGGAGATCAAACGGGCCTACCGGTACGGCGGGGACCGGGGCGAGACGGGGACCGGGACGGGGCGAGGCGGCGGGGCTGGGGCAGCGGCCTGGGGATCAGCCTGGGAAGCAGGCGGGGCGAGAGTAGCCGGGAGAGCGAGACCGGGGCGGGTCTGGCGCAGGGACTCTCCCGGGGGGCATCCGGGCGTGCGgggccggtgccggtgccggtgccgatCTCGGCCCCCGATCCGGTCCTACCTGCGTGCCCCGCAGGAAGCTGGCCCTCAAGTACCACCCGGACAAGAACCCCGACGACCCGGCTGCCGCCGAGCGGTTCAAGGAGATCAACAGCGCCCACGCCACGCTGAGCGATGAGGACAAGCGGCGGCTCTACGACCAGTACGGCTCGCTGGGGCTGTACGTGGCCGAGCAGTTCGGGGACGATGCCGTTAAGCACtacttcctcatgtccaagtGGTGGTTCCGGGTGAGTCTCGTTCCTCATTAGCTCGGCACTGGCACTGGGCGCCATCGGGGCTGCCGTGCTGGGAGTCCCGGTGTAGCTCAGTGGGCTTATGGGCacctggctgctggcacaggtggGCTCATggaggcacagctcagctgggctCATGGAGATGTGGCACCTGGCACGGGTGGTCTCATGGGCATCTCGCTGCAGACACAGCTTAAGTGGATTCATGGGGACTTGGCTGCTGTCACAGCTCCAGTGGTCTCACGGggacccagcagctggcacagctgagaTGGTCTGATGGGGCTGGCATCCCTTCCTCTGCAGGCCTTGGCCCTGTGTTGTGGCGTTcttacctgctgctgctgttgctgctgctgcttcttttgctgCGGGACATGCTGCCCGCCGAAGGAGGACGAGTCCTACAAGTATGTAGACCCCAAGGACCTGGAGGCGCAGATGAATGTAGAGGACAGTGGTGAGTCAGACTGGCTGTGTCTGCTTCAAAACCACCTGGCTTTTTGACCTCGCGTGGGACTCGGGGGGAACTCATGTTCCTTCTCACGGAGGGGATGGAGCTCTGGCTCATGGCTCACATGAGGCTTGGCTGCAGCTCTTGCTGAACAGCCAGCCCTGGGTGTTTCTTGTCCATGCTGGGGCTTGTGACAATGACAGAGGGAGCCAACATACAGGCTGTGGGGATTGTCTTCTCCTGCCCCTAGGTCAgggccccctgcagcccctgtgcgGGTCTCTTGACTGAGAGACACAtgagtctgtgccttccagagCATGGAACATGGGGAGAGCAGCCGTGCTCCAGGCTGGCTTAATTCTCTGGGCACTGGACATATTAGTGCCTATGAAGGCTGCCAGTGGGTGATTTATGGATGTGTCCGTGGGGTAGGGCCACTGCTTTATGCCTGTGTGCTGGATGGAGGTTTGGGAACCTTCATGGGGGTGTTGGGGCATCCCAGATACCAACTTGTTGGCACCACAGCATGAGGCTGACCAACGGCATTTCTCTTCCAGGTCAGCAGATACCCATGGTGTCAcaaccccaccctgccagcGGGGAGCCCTTGCCAGATGTTAGCACCAGGACCAACGCCTGAGGCTGGCCTTggtcctgccagctcctccaggcCTCAGGGCTGGGATCCTCCTTTAGGACTGTCACTTTCCGGGACCCCGGTCACACCACCGGGACTGGCTCGCCAGCGTCGCGGTGGTTAGAATCTCAGGTTGTTTTAGCCAGCATCAATGCAGGGGCTCTTCTGGCCCTGCTCAAGCTCTGGGGCAATGCCCCTGTCTCCCAGCACTGGTAGTGGAGGTGGCCTGGAGCCTGTTCTGCTGCACCCCATCCCCAGTGCCTCCTCGCCTGCTGCTGTGCCGTTGCCTGGCATCAGacaccagcctggcagctgcaggcacagacctctccaggccaggctctgtcactcGTGAGACCGTCAGCACTGTAATCTCTGGCGCTGGGCTGAGCCCGCTGCCCAACCTCACAGGGACCCTCCTaatgggtgctgggtgccaaaTGCTGCTGGTGGGGTTGGGGTGCCGCCTTCTGTGCCCCtgtcctctctgccctgccacagccccgGGCACTGGCTGCACCCTctgctcgctgctgctgctggccggctccctgcagggctgggcccagcacaGGCACTTTCCTTGGGTTCATGTAGGTTTTTTGGCACCATTAAAAGGTGACGAGAGGAGAACATGTCTCCACGTGTCCTGAGCGCTTCACACCGggacctgcctctgcctgggagGGCTGCGGCCGTGGGTTCCCTGGGGAGGATGAGCTGAACAGGGCGTGTGGAGTAGCTGGGTCATGTCTCGCTTGCAGCTCGAGGGGTGTAGGTCACTTTTGCCTATCACTTTCCTGGGTCACCTCTGTGTCCACCAGTTAGTTCTGGCtcgcacagtgctgctgctgtgcggAAGTGTTTTAGCCCGCCCAGCTGGCGCTAAAGCCTGCAGCCGCTTCCTCGCTCCTGCCCCTGTTggtgggatggggaggagaaaacGCCACAAAAGGCTCACGGGTTGAGACAAGGGCAAGGAGGGCTCAGCCACCAGTTACAGTCACAGGCAAAAGACAGACCTGCCTTGGGGAAACAAAACCAGCATACTGTAAGCAAAACCACCAATTCACTGATTGAATCAGAGCAGGACAGTGAGAAATAGAATGAGATTCTACTCCTCTTCCCAGACCCAGATGTGCTACCTTCTCTCCACTCATCGTGGAGGGAATGGGGTTTTAGTCAATCTGTCCCATGTTCTCTGCATCTCCTTCCTCAGTGGGAGGGCTCCTCACagtcctcccctgctccagcatgggatCTCTCCCACAGCAGACAGTTCTCCATGGACTTCTCCAGTGTGGGGTCTTACAGGGAGTCACAGCTCACAACCTGCTCCCACATAGATCCCTTGCACTGGGTGTAGTCCCCCAAGAACAGACAGCTCTAGTGTTGGGTCCCCCACTGGGTCACAGGTCCTGTTGCAGATCTGCTCCAGAGTGGACACTCCATGGATTCATGGGTACTGCCAAGAACCAGCTCCAGCATGGGCTTCTTACAGGGTCCTGGGCTCCTTTGAGCATCcacctgtgtctgtgcagggTCCTCCATTAGCTTCAGAGCAGGTATGTGCTCCACTGTGCACCTCGATTTGCTGTAGAGTGGATATCcactccatgggctgcaggacaGCCTGCCTCATCATGGTCTTCACCACGAGCTGCCGGGgaatctctgctccagcacGCTTCAGTCCCTCCTTCCTCACcgagctcagagctcagtgttCACCTGGTTATCTCTCACGTTCCACTCCTCCAGCACAAAAGAAGCTGCCTAGCAAGGTTTCCCCCCCTCTGAAACAGGATGTCACATGTGGGTGCTTCCAGCGCTGCTGATTGACCTGGCCTTGGCCAGAGGTAAGTTTGACATCTAGCCCcactcctgccagcccctgtcCCAGACACAGACCTAGCAGAGTGTCACACTGGCTGGGCATCCTGATCCCAGCTGAACCTGCACAGGGGCTATCTCCATTTATTCAACTGCTGATGTGTcatgtgccactgctctggtcTTCCTGTGACCCTTGGGAGATGCTACCCTGGGCCAGCCTGGCCACCGGAAGCAGCTGCCCTGGCCATGGGACTGGCAGCTCAGTGTGAATCCTGCTGCCCTGTTCCGAGCCTGGACATGGCTGCTAGCTGTCTGTTCAGGCCACCTGGCTCTTTCCTGGCTCTCCCAGGGACTGTGGCCCTGCTGAGAGCCAGGGTTGGACTGTGCTGCCTCACAGGCAGAAAAGGGACTGGGGTGACACCATGAGCCCTTTGTCCTTCCCTCCCACTCCACAGTCAGCAGccactgcccacagctgcacagGCTCTGTCTCACTCCCTAAATATAGCCAGTGCCAGGGTGAGCAGTggcatggggaggggggggtgtcCTGGCACCAGCCTTCTGGGCACCCTCCCATGCTGTTGTCCAGGGGAGCTGGCACTGGACAGTGTCTGTGGGTTCTAGGGGGACCCTGGCCccgctgcctgcaggggagggcACAGTGCCCTGCTCTTCCTggtcctgcctgccccagccctgtgggCTCCAGTCCCTTGCCCTCCTCGTATAGAAGGTGCCTGGGAGTCCtagggagcagcactgctggtcctgggggagcagggctctgcccagacgaggggctctgggctggggtaGAGAGGGACAGACATGGACAGACCTGGAGAGGAGATCTGCCTGCAGGGGGAAGTGTGTGGCTGTCAGTCCCCGGGGTCAAGCGGCCCCTGAGGGTCAGCCGgtcctgggctgccagccagTCCCAGTGGGTTAGCTGAACTGGTCCcgaggctcagccagtccctgtGGATCAGCCAGTCCCCGGGAGTCGGCCAGTCCCGGTTGGTCAGCTGGGCTTGTCCTAGGGGTCAGCCGGTCCCGGGGGTCAGCCGGTCCCGGGGCCAGTGGGCCCCGCTGAGGGACCGTGACTCAGTGTCACCCGACGCCGCCGACAGCTGCGGCGGCCCCGGCTGGGCGGGGGAGGCTAAAATTAGCGCCGGGCTCCGCGGGGCCGGGGCAGAGGTAGAGCGGGGACCGGGCGGCCGGAGCCAGAGAGGAGCcggggcaggcagagccaggccgGGCCGGACCGGACCGCGACCATGAACTTCGCGGTGGGGCTGAAGCCGCTGCTGGCGGAGGCGCGGAGCATGGAGAGCTTGGAGAAGCAGCTCATCTGCCCTATCTGCCTGGAAATGTTCACCAAGCCCGTGGTcatcctgccctgccagcacaaCCTCTGCCGAAAATGTGCCAACGACGTCTTCCAGGTGCGTCGGCACCGGGTCCGGACCGCAGCGTGGGCTGGATGCGTTCCCGACCCTGGCACTGGCTGCCGGGATCCTCGGGTGGGCTGCACTcggggctgcagggagtgcagacAGAGGCTGTTTCCAGGGCCTTGTCCGTGTCcgtgtgtctgtctgtgcctgAGGCCGGGGCCGTCTGTGTCAGTGTCTATGTCTCTCTATGTCAGACCATGTCTGTGTCCATGTCTCCGTTTCTGTGTCCGTGTCTCTACACGGCTATGTCCATGCTGGCGTCTGTCTGTGTTGGTTCGTGCCCATGTCTGTCCATGTCTGTCTGTGCCTGGGTTCATGTCCACATCTGTCTTCACGTCTCCGTTGCCCTGTCTCTGTGTCTGGGACCCTATCTCTCCGTGTCTGTTGCACGTCTGCACACACGTCCGTTGGTGCTGCTTTGTGTCCATGCCTGCGTTGGTGCAGGGATCTGGGGGATATAGGTTCTTGCTCCCAGCAGTAGAGACAGGGgtggagggtgctgggggcgCTGCTACGGAGCTCTGAGGGTGGAGTGAACGCGGccatgccctgctgcccacccaggCCTCCAACCCACTGTGGCAGTCACGGGGCTCCAGCGCGGTGCCGTCGGGCGGCCGGTTTCGCTGCCCCTCATGCCGGCACGAGGTGGTGCTGGACCGACACGGGGTGTACGGGCTGCAGCGGAacctgctggtggagaacatcatCGACATCTACAAGCAGGAGTCAGCCAGGTGTGAAGGGGCACTGAGGGGAATGAGCCTCAGGGTGCGGAAAAGGGAGCCCACAGGGTggcatggctgcagggatggggtggGGGCTGCTCTGGGGCCCAGGGCATGTCCTAGGACTGGGAGTGTCCCTAGAGTCAAACGGGGGCTCAGGGTGTCCCTAGGACCATGGGTATCCCTGGGGCTAGAAGACTCCCTCGGATCCTGgggctggggatgtccctgggaCTGGGGGCCCACTGGTGGGCAGCGATGCCCGGCCCCTGCCGCAGGCCCCTGCATGCCAAGGCCGAGCAGCACCTGATGTGCGAGGAGCATGAGGACGAGCGGATCAACATCTACTGCCTGCGCTGCGAGGTGCCCACCTGCTCCCTCTGCAAGGTCTTTGGGGCGCACAAGGACTGCGAGGTGGCGCCGCTGCCCGCTGTCTACCAGCGACAGAAGGTGAGTGGCCCTGGGGAGTGCCGATGAGGGGCCAGGGGGCTACTCACCCAACTGGCCTCCATGCTCTTCCCAtctcatcccatcccatcctgtCTCATCCCATCATGTCCTACCCCATCCCCTCACATCCTGTCCTGTCCCTCTACCATCCCAGCTCCACCTTCATCCCATCCTATCCTTATTCCCTAACCCATCTCAATTCCATCAGTTCTCATTTTGTCCCACCTCCCACACCGTTTCATCATGCCCTGTGACATCCCATCATGTCCCATCCCCATTCCCATTCCTCATCTCATATTGTTGTATCCCATCTGTACTCTATCTTGTcccatctcatcccattgtaTCCCATCCCAGAGCGAGCTCAGTGACGGCATCGCCATGCTGGTGGCAGGGAATGACCGGATCCAGGCCATCATCACACAGATGGAGGAGATCTGCCACACCATCGAGGTGGGGCCAGGGAGGGGCATGTCCCCATAGCCGTGCCAGTGGCAGGGGCACGgggaggcaggggcagcccTGAGGCCTGTGGTCCCACAGGAGAATGGTCGGCGGCAGAagcagcacctggggctgcGCTTTGACACACTGTGCAGCATCCTGGAGGAGCGGaagaaggagctgctgcagagcattgCACAGGAGCAGGAGACCAAGGTGCAGCGTGTGCGAGGCCTCATCCGCCAGTACGGAGACCACCTGGAGGCCTCCTCCAAGCTGGTGGAGTCAGCTATCCATGCCATGGAGGAGCCCCAGATGGCTGTCTACCTGCAGGTCTCCATGGACAGGGGTGGAGGCAGCACTCTCCAAGGGGGCTGAGGCTGCCCTGGGCCCATGGTGGGGTACTGGAGGGCAAGTCTTTGCAGGGGATCTGGGGTTGCCCCAGGATTGTGGTAGGGAACTGGGGAGCCAGGTCCTTTCAGGGAAGCTGGGGCTGCCCCATAGGGCCGCAGTGGGAAACAGTACAGCCAGGACCCTGCATGGCAACTGGGCCTGCCCCGGGACTGTGTTGGGGAACTGGAAGGCCAGGTCTTTTCAGGGGGATTGGGACTaccccacagggctgtggtggGGAACTGAGAGACTGGGGCTGCAAAGAGGGACTAGGGCTGTCCCAGGACTGTGGTGGGGGAATTAGAGCCCAGGTCTTTCCAGAAGGACTTGGAATGCTCCAGAGTTCTGCTGAAGAACACAGGGACAGATCCTTCCAGGGCGCttcagagctctgtgctggggcTATGGGTCCCTATGGGGGGGATAATGAAGCTGCCTCACAAGGCTGTACCAGGGGCTGTGGTTGTTCTAAATGATCTGAGACTGCCTCTgtgaggtgctgggatgtggctgtggtgggGGCAATGCCTGGTTCCTGGGGTCTCAGGTCTCGTTGTTCCAGGGAGACACTGACCCCTCCACGCTCTCCTCTACAGCACTCCAAGGAGCTCCTAAAAAAGTGAGTAGGGCCCAGGGAACACAGGGGGCatgaaggcaggagcagggtggggaggcacaACGATGGCTGCAAGTGTGGGGACCCCACAGCTCCCAggcttctcctgccctgcagaatcacagacatgTCCAAGGTGTCAATGAGCAGCCGCCCAGAGCCTGGCTACGAGAACATGGACCACTTCTCCATCAACGTGGACTATGTGGCCGAGATGCTGAGGACCATTGAGTTCCAGACAGGTGCCAGCACCAGGATAAGTACTGTTGTGCCTAGGGCACCCAGCCCTTGGACAGGCAAAGCTCCCTGGCCAACTCATGCCCCACATTGGACTGTGTCTTGGGCACGGGAATGGGGACATGTGGCCCTCTCAACTGCTGTCAGGGACCTTGCAGAGCCAGGCCATCCCTGTGCCCCTTTCTGGCTTGTGGGTTGCCATTTCCCTTACTGGGATGGTCATATATCTCCCGTGGTGGCTCTGGACTGCCCAGGATGTGGGGAGGGAGAGCCTTGGTtgacctgtgctcctgccaacAGAGCCTCTGGGTGAGGATGAGGCAGATGGCCCTGGGGATGGCAGTGAGGCCATGGCAGACGAGGATCGGCTGGACAGCCTCGAGGTGGCTGAAGGCACTGAGGGTGAGTTCTCACTGTGCTGTACCaatgctgtgccatgccatgctgcGCTGTGCCTGACCCCAGgcctgcaggggtggttgaggccagaagaagccagggaGCTGTGGCCATCGAGCCCATGGAGGGGGGactgtgccatgctgtgctgtgTCATGCTCAGCAGCATGTCTGTGTGGCTGCACCATGGGCTGCTTGTGGCTGTGCAGGCcttgcagcatggccagagcaTCTCTGTCTCTGTCCTGTCACCCAGTTTCCCTTTGCAGATGTGGGGCCGAGACAGAAGCCAGCAAGTTCCCCCCATGGTGAGACCCTCACTGGGACTGAGGTGGAGGGGATGGAGATGAGACCGGGCCACAGGGTGCCATAGGGCAGAGGAGGCACCTCCTGGGGAGAGATGGGCGTTGGGAGAGGGATGAGAGTTCACACCTTGGGGCTCCCCCCAACCCGCCCccatctccctgcctgcaggggcaTGGGTCCTGGGTCCTGACTGCACAGTGCTGAGGCCACTTTCCTGCACAGGTCAGCACTGATCTGGTGCCACAGGGCAGCACGGGCACCTGCTAGCTCGTCCCTGTCCCTGTTCACACCCTTGGTGAGCCCCAGCCCTGTTGATGAGATGCCCCCAAAACTGAAGCTGCCCTTCACCGACATTAAACACTGTGTGAGGAAGTGGTCTCAGGTGTGGTGTGTGGGATGGGTGGGCATCGGTGCTGCCCCACCCACGGCGCCATGGGTTCCATCTCGGGCACAGCCCCTTCCTCACTGAGCTGGATTCCCCTTGGTCTCCCAGCAAAGACCTGAGTCCCTGGGGATCCCTCACCTCCTCCTAGGGCAGGAGTTTTGCATCCCAGCCCCTGTGAGTGAGGCTCTGTCCCCgtgcctgcagcccccccagccctgccagcttccC
Encoded proteins:
- the DNAJC5G gene encoding dnaJ homolog subfamily C member 5G: MAEPGRPQRKLSRVGESLYRVLGLQKGSSPEEIKRAYRKLALKYHPDKNPDDPAAAERFKEINSAHATLSDEDKRRLYDQYGSLGLYVAEQFGDDAVKHYFLMSKWWFRALALCCGVLTCCCCCCCCFFCCGTCCPPKEDESYKYVDPKDLEAQMNVEDSGQQIPMVSQPHPASGEPLPDVSTRTNA
- the TRIM54 gene encoding tripartite motif-containing protein 54, which codes for MNFAVGLKPLLAEARSMESLEKQLICPICLEMFTKPVVILPCQHNLCRKCANDVFQASNPLWQSRGSSAVPSGGRFRCPSCRHEVVLDRHGVYGLQRNLLVENIIDIYKQESARPLHAKAEQHLMCEEHEDERINIYCLRCEVPTCSLCKVFGAHKDCEVAPLPAVYQRQKSELSDGIAMLVAGNDRIQAIITQMEEICHTIEENGRRQKQHLGLRFDTLCSILEERKKELLQSIAQEQETKVQRVRGLIRQYGDHLEASSKLVESAIHAMEEPQMAVYLQHSKELLKKITDMSKVSMSSRPEPGYENMDHFSINVDYVAEMLRTIEFQTEPLGEDEADGPGDGSEAMADEDRLDSLEVAEGTEDVGPRQKPASSPHGETLTGTEVEGMEMRPGHRVP